A single window of Thalassomonas viridans DNA harbors:
- a CDS encoding YbgA family protein — protein sequence MTSMAKDKISIGISSCLLGEEVRFDSGHKFNAYIANVLGPFFHFVPFCPEVSIGLGIPRQAIRLVIRDEQIKCVGSKDENLDVTERLEQCAQEQYDWHRQLSGYIVKKDSPSCGMERVRVYNDKMPTRNGRGLYTRRLMENFPHLPVEEEGRLGDMVIRENFIQRVFIYHRWQTLMAGEVTWSELTDFHARHKYIYMSHNQKKARELGKWLAQHHQLPVGEVCRQYLAQMMAILQIKATKKNHVNTLKHIQGYLKNYLSRSDKQELEQAVESYRQGLLPLIVPITLLRHHFMHHPQQYITRSYYMQPHPKELMLLNSL from the coding sequence ATGACTTCAATGGCAAAGGATAAGATCAGTATCGGTATCAGCAGTTGCTTGCTCGGTGAGGAGGTCAGGTTTGACTCCGGACATAAATTTAATGCTTATATCGCCAATGTCCTGGGTCCCTTTTTTCACTTTGTGCCTTTTTGCCCGGAGGTCAGTATTGGTTTGGGCATTCCCAGGCAGGCCATTCGCCTGGTGATCAGGGATGAGCAAATTAAATGTGTCGGCAGTAAGGATGAAAACCTGGATGTGACCGAGCGCCTGGAGCAGTGTGCTCAGGAGCAATATGACTGGCACCGGCAACTTTCGGGTTATATCGTGAAAAAAGATTCTCCCAGTTGCGGCATGGAAAGGGTCAGGGTCTATAACGACAAGATGCCGACCCGTAACGGCCGCGGGCTTTATACCCGGCGCCTGATGGAAAATTTTCCCCACCTGCCGGTGGAAGAAGAAGGCCGTCTCGGGGATATGGTGATCCGGGAAAATTTTATCCAAAGGGTGTTTATTTACCATCGCTGGCAAACATTGATGGCCGGGGAGGTTACCTGGTCCGAGTTAACGGATTTTCATGCCCGTCATAAATATATTTATATGAGCCATAACCAGAAAAAGGCCAGGGAGCTGGGCAAATGGCTGGCACAGCATCATCAACTGCCTGTTGGCGAGGTATGCCGGCAATACCTGGCGCAAATGATGGCAATATTACAAATCAAGGCTACCAAGAAGAATCACGTCAATACCCTCAAACATATCCAGGGGTATTTAAAGAATTATTTGAGCCGCTCCGACAAACAGGAGCTGGAGCAGGCGGTGGAGTCCTACCGCCAGGGGCTGTTGCCGTTGATAGTGCCCATTACCCTGTTAAGGCATCACTTTATGCATCACCCGCAGCAATACATTACCCGCTCTTATTATATGCAGCCGCATCCGAAAGAGCTGATGTTGCTGAACAGTTTGTAA
- a CDS encoding phage late control D family protein: MALSVSLNIFGEKTREPGECIVLMGVAEEEIVDFYPLLMELTIDAGRTEAAVAKLIFEGRRDEQGKWVVQDSGIFKDWEPVKIKVAFGDKEEEIMRGYVRSSKLEYPTDAGSAKVTVECQDDSYRLDRTHRNKTWGEDTPSSDAQILQEIVLPYGLTLSGDNGPGQSGIQVNQNGSDIAFLKSRAAENGYELIFSQGEVYFGPMQLEAQAQPNIMAYAGRETNCISINVSTDSHQPDAVAFDVPDETGDGSTETLVEPDLFVMGPEHASSADSGLEDFIWKMSGETGADAAALTEKAQQKANEFDIKKVSATGELDGMLYGNVLRPGFPVGVDGIGERYNGTYYVDKVVHKFTYEGYRQNFTLLRNAYGDNLESAGGLLGAIL; the protein is encoded by the coding sequence ATGGCATTGTCGGTATCACTGAACATTTTCGGCGAGAAAACCCGCGAGCCCGGCGAATGTATCGTGCTGATGGGAGTGGCGGAAGAGGAAATTGTCGATTTTTATCCGCTGCTGATGGAATTGACCATAGATGCCGGCCGCACTGAAGCCGCGGTCGCCAAGCTGATTTTCGAAGGAAGGCGGGACGAGCAGGGCAAATGGGTCGTCCAGGACTCGGGCATTTTCAAGGACTGGGAGCCGGTAAAAATTAAGGTGGCGTTCGGCGATAAGGAAGAAGAAATCATGCGCGGCTATGTACGCTCAAGCAAGCTGGAATATCCCACCGATGCCGGCAGCGCCAAGGTCACGGTGGAATGCCAGGACGACTCCTACCGTCTGGACCGCACCCACAGGAACAAGACCTGGGGGGAAGATACCCCGAGTTCGGACGCGCAAATCCTGCAGGAAATCGTCCTGCCCTACGGCCTGACGCTGAGCGGCGATAACGGCCCGGGACAAAGCGGGATCCAAGTCAACCAGAACGGCTCGGATATCGCTTTTTTAAAAAGCCGCGCCGCGGAAAACGGTTATGAACTGATTTTTTCCCAGGGGGAGGTGTATTTCGGTCCTATGCAGCTCGAAGCACAGGCCCAGCCCAATATCATGGCCTATGCCGGGCGGGAGACCAACTGCATCAGCATCAATGTCAGCACCGACAGCCACCAGCCGGATGCGGTGGCCTTCGACGTACCGGATGAAACCGGGGACGGCTCTACGGAAACCCTAGTCGAGCCGGATTTGTTTGTCATGGGTCCGGAGCACGCCAGCAGCGCAGATTCCGGGCTGGAAGATTTTATCTGGAAGATGAGCGGGGAAACCGGCGCCGATGCGGCGGCGCTGACGGAAAAGGCACAGCAAAAGGCCAACGAGTTCGATATCAAAAAAGTCAGCGCTACCGGCGAGCTTGACGGCATGCTGTACGGCAATGTCTTAAGGCCGGGGTTTCCGGTCGGGGTCGACGGCATAGGGGAAAGGTACAACGGCACTTATTACGTGGACAAGGTAGTGCATAAATTTACTTATGAAGGCTACCGGCAGAACTTTACCCTGCTCAGGAATGCCTACGGGGACAACCTGGAGTCCGCCGGCGGTCTGCTCGGGGCCATTTTGTGA
- a CDS encoding phage tail sheath family protein, translated as MATYLHPGVYLEELPSGSRPIEAVGTSTACFIGYTVKGPMDTPTLITSWNEYDSQFGGLQETETAVAGAAVPLGDPMGFSVYAFFQNGGSTAYIIRSAQGANAATGELGASLVTFTAVNDGDAGNDIVVRITEDGGTFDVEVGTGTGGGFSADETISNVTFTAGADFIETRVASESSIVTVSVADATAAAAEFGAGETEEITFNGGLDGAAAATGSLVSGTPLVTFTAINEGTWGDDLVVTISESNGDYTVAVGQGTGTDFEAQEEFEDVSLTDTDPNYLPNKINDISELVTVEVNDLAGLVTEVATDNTEEVTFSGGNNGSAPGLTEYTPIFNQLLKVRDINMLLLPGLYWDMTDAGAKQAIINAGIAHCETIKNRMILVDPQPGDELDNGNEVKALSLPTQTYVAAYYPWVVVSNPAYDVDLNPGASQKLLAAPSGFAAGLWAKTDGRRGVWKAPAGVESALLGVAELEYKVEDPEQDYLNPLGINAIRKIPGYGPVVWGSRTRATKSNPEWRYVPVRRTAMFIEESLYNGIQWAVFEPNDHRLWSSLRINIESFMNGLFRAGAFQGEKASDAYFVRCGLGDTMTQGDIDRGQVIAIVGFAPLKPAEFVIVRLQQIVGQQ; from the coding sequence ATGGCTACCTACCTGCATCCTGGCGTTTATCTCGAAGAACTTCCTAGTGGTTCCAGACCTATTGAAGCTGTAGGTACTTCGACCGCCTGCTTTATCGGTTATACCGTAAAAGGTCCTATGGACACCCCCACGCTTATCACTTCGTGGAATGAATACGACAGCCAGTTCGGCGGTTTGCAAGAAACTGAAACGGCGGTGGCCGGGGCGGCGGTCCCCCTGGGAGATCCCATGGGCTTTAGTGTCTACGCCTTTTTCCAAAACGGCGGTTCCACCGCCTATATTATCCGCTCTGCGCAAGGGGCCAATGCCGCCACCGGCGAACTCGGGGCTTCCCTGGTGACCTTTACCGCCGTGAATGACGGCGATGCCGGCAATGATATCGTGGTACGTATCACGGAAGACGGCGGAACTTTTGACGTTGAAGTGGGCACAGGCACTGGCGGCGGCTTCAGCGCCGACGAAACTATCTCAAATGTCACTTTTACCGCAGGTGCGGATTTTATCGAAACCCGGGTTGCCAGCGAGTCCAGCATAGTGACGGTTTCCGTGGCGGATGCCACCGCGGCGGCTGCGGAATTCGGCGCCGGTGAAACCGAAGAAATCACCTTTAACGGCGGCCTTGACGGTGCAGCGGCAGCCACAGGCTCCCTGGTCAGCGGCACTCCGCTGGTGACCTTTACCGCCATCAATGAAGGGACCTGGGGAGATGACCTGGTGGTGACCATTTCCGAAAGCAACGGCGATTATACCGTGGCGGTCGGCCAGGGCACAGGCACGGATTTCGAGGCCCAGGAAGAATTTGAAGATGTTTCGTTAACGGATACTGATCCTAATTACCTGCCCAATAAGATCAATGACATTTCTGAGCTGGTTACGGTTGAGGTCAACGACCTTGCCGGTCTGGTGACGGAGGTGGCCACAGACAATACCGAAGAAGTCACTTTCTCCGGCGGCAATAACGGCTCGGCCCCGGGCCTGACGGAATATACCCCGATATTTAATCAGCTACTTAAGGTCCGCGATATCAATATGCTCTTGCTGCCGGGCCTGTATTGGGATATGACGGATGCCGGCGCCAAGCAGGCAATCATCAATGCCGGTATCGCCCATTGCGAAACCATAAAAAACCGCATGATCCTGGTGGATCCCCAGCCGGGGGACGAGCTGGATAACGGCAATGAAGTCAAGGCCCTGAGCCTGCCCACCCAAACTTATGTCGCCGCCTATTATCCCTGGGTGGTGGTGAGCAATCCCGCCTATGATGTCGATTTAAATCCCGGCGCCTCACAAAAACTGCTGGCGGCGCCGTCCGGTTTTGCCGCCGGGTTGTGGGCAAAAACCGATGGCCGGCGCGGGGTGTGGAAAGCACCTGCCGGGGTGGAATCCGCACTTTTGGGGGTGGCGGAGCTTGAATACAAAGTGGAAGACCCGGAACAGGACTATCTCAATCCCTTAGGTATTAACGCCATACGTAAGATTCCCGGTTATGGCCCCGTGGTCTGGGGATCGCGTACCCGAGCCACCAAGAGCAATCCCGAGTGGCGCTATGTGCCGGTGCGCAGGACGGCGATGTTTATCGAAGAAAGCCTGTATAACGGTATCCAGTGGGCGGTGTTTGAACCTAACGATCACAGGTTATGGTCTTCCCTGCGTATCAATATCGAATCCTTTATGAACGGCCTGTTTCGCGCCGGCGCCTTCCAGGGGGAAAAAGCTTCCGATGCCTACTTCGTCCGTTGCGGCCTCGGCGATACCATGACCCAGGGAGATATCGACCGGGGACAGGTGATTGCCATAGTCGGGTTTGCACCGCTCAAACCCGCTGAGTTTGTTATCGTGCGCTTACAACAAATCGTCGGACAACAATAA
- a CDS encoding DUF2628 domain-containing protein, producing MSEQTSDNKATYQVPATWQEKFALLEQIGADRQFLFKAMATAEFKGLSFKQRQKITFNLPGFFFGPFYYFAKKMWHKGALLLVLTWLWCSLLFLAEVALNITLVSAAYWILPAVICAQLASYDYFRLITRGEKTWPGLPAILTAPAGVTASPVLAFLWLFTLTFNLMPAQTPQCYSKDVTDIVLQLSEEEITKRLSVASSPAIELTLTAINTTDSNEQAYQCAAQLQMTGSDVSRSIPVSYSVEFIDDGQAFNVSVFL from the coding sequence ATGAGTGAACAAACCTCCGACAACAAAGCAACATACCAGGTACCGGCAACATGGCAGGAGAAATTTGCCCTGCTAGAGCAAATCGGCGCGGACAGGCAATTCCTTTTTAAAGCCATGGCAACAGCCGAGTTTAAGGGCTTGTCCTTTAAACAAAGGCAAAAAATCACCTTCAACCTGCCCGGCTTTTTTTTCGGTCCTTTTTATTATTTTGCCAAAAAAATGTGGCACAAGGGCGCCTTGCTGCTGGTGCTGACCTGGCTGTGGTGCAGCCTGCTGTTTTTAGCCGAGGTCGCCCTGAACATCACCCTGGTCAGTGCCGCTTACTGGATCCTGCCGGCGGTGATTTGCGCACAGCTCGCCAGTTATGATTATTTCCGCCTTATCACCCGGGGGGAAAAAACCTGGCCCGGCCTGCCGGCAATATTAACGGCTCCCGCCGGTGTCACCGCCTCCCCTGTGCTCGCGTTTTTATGGCTGTTTACCCTGACCTTTAACCTGATGCCGGCGCAAACGCCGCAATGTTACAGCAAGGATGTCACGGATATAGTGCTGCAGCTGTCAGAAGAGGAGATCACCAAACGCCTTTCGGTTGCAAGCTCGCCGGCGATCGAGCTGACCTTAACCGCCATCAACACCACAGATAGCAATGAGCAGGCTTATCAATGCGCCGCCCAACTTCAAATGACAGGATCTGATGTCAGCCGCTCCATTCCCGTCAGCTATTCGGTGGAATTCATTGACGACGGCCAAGCCTTTAATGTCAGTGTCTTTTTATAA
- a CDS encoding phage baseplate assembly protein V, whose translation MEEIVRQLAQQSAKQYYGKHRAFVEDNADPEKLGRLKLRIPSLLGEQVTAWALPCLPFGGLADQGFFAVPDVGAQVWAEFEAGDLSRPLWVGVFWQASGDAPADYPNDEPSTRIWKTTKGHFLEFEDADDEEQIKLEHASGSNVVLDPEGSIALTDSGGATVTLDAENNQLVIEDANGNNLTMTSSGTTLEDANGNKIEMAASGITVKGQQVVVEGQQVMLGGQGGEPIIKGQSFLTLFMTHMHTTPVGPTSPPVPQGEMSTLSMKVMTS comes from the coding sequence ATGGAAGAGATAGTCAGGCAGTTAGCGCAGCAATCCGCCAAGCAGTACTACGGCAAGCACAGGGCCTTTGTCGAGGATAACGCCGATCCGGAAAAACTCGGGCGGCTTAAGCTCAGGATCCCTAGTTTGCTGGGAGAGCAGGTCACCGCCTGGGCATTGCCCTGCCTGCCTTTTGGCGGGCTGGCGGACCAGGGCTTTTTTGCCGTCCCGGATGTCGGCGCCCAGGTGTGGGCGGAATTTGAAGCCGGCGACCTGTCACGCCCCCTCTGGGTCGGGGTGTTCTGGCAGGCTTCGGGGGATGCGCCGGCGGATTATCCCAATGACGAACCTAGTACCCGCATCTGGAAAACCACCAAGGGGCATTTCCTCGAATTTGAAGACGCCGACGACGAAGAGCAAATCAAGCTGGAACATGCCAGCGGTTCGAATGTGGTGCTCGACCCCGAAGGCAGTATCGCACTGACGGATTCCGGAGGCGCCACGGTGACCCTGGATGCGGAAAATAACCAGCTGGTGATCGAAGATGCCAACGGCAACAACCTGACCATGACCTCGTCCGGCACGACCCTGGAAGATGCCAACGGCAATAAAATCGAAATGGCCGCCAGCGGCATCACGGTTAAGGGCCAGCAGGTGGTGGTGGAAGGCCAGCAGGTGATGCTCGGCGGCCAGGGGGGCGAGCCTATCATTAAGGGGCAGAGTTTCCTTACCCTGTTTATGACCCATATGCACACTACACCTGTGGGGCCGACCTCGCCGCCGGTGCCCCAGGGGGAAATGAGTACTTTGTCCATGAAAGTGATGACGTCTTAA
- a CDS encoding Pvc16 family protein yields the protein MPVIASSLSQICRELADQLGIAINSGDDSEVTVMVGNPQDAVPSGSNSHRVNFFFYQFSPFEFDADALPGETGFMRVHCMITPFGVSEDSVGAGEHDLRILGEVIRIFQEQPVFSITVNGQAYHIQVIMQQMEVEQTSQLWGTQGDVVYRPSVSYEIALAPVVPNEAAVLSPLAGSLGLEIQSTLAQSEPEVTPVSPTVPVTEVNTGIESWQPRICLVVGGVCHESLAFEVGSPELAALSAAVWIAGDIGTQVDLRWDIWDATSGWETLPAFASPVIAHDTLDPDLAAGATTTAVTLPFTDQGGQAVLYAVRTYERAGDGVEITLLSNPVLVSLYE from the coding sequence ATGCCGGTTATAGCTTCGTCCCTGTCACAAATTTGCCGCGAACTTGCGGATCAGCTGGGTATTGCCATTAACAGCGGTGACGACTCGGAAGTCACGGTTATGGTGGGCAATCCTCAGGATGCGGTACCTTCGGGGTCAAACTCCCACCGGGTGAATTTTTTCTTTTACCAGTTTTCTCCCTTTGAATTTGATGCCGATGCCTTACCCGGGGAAACCGGGTTTATGCGGGTGCACTGCATGATCACCCCTTTTGGCGTCTCGGAAGACTCGGTAGGGGCCGGTGAGCATGACCTGCGGATTTTAGGGGAAGTGATCCGTATTTTTCAGGAGCAGCCGGTATTCTCGATCACGGTTAACGGCCAGGCCTATCATATCCAGGTGATCATGCAGCAAATGGAAGTGGAGCAAACCAGCCAGCTGTGGGGCACCCAGGGGGATGTGGTGTACCGGCCCTCGGTAAGTTATGAAATTGCCCTGGCGCCGGTTGTGCCCAACGAAGCCGCCGTCCTCAGTCCGTTAGCCGGCAGCCTGGGACTGGAAATCCAGTCGACCTTAGCCCAAAGCGAGCCCGAGGTGACGCCGGTATCGCCGACGGTGCCGGTGACCGAAGTCAATACCGGCATTGAAAGCTGGCAACCCAGGATTTGCCTGGTGGTCGGTGGGGTCTGCCATGAGAGTCTGGCGTTTGAAGTGGGCAGCCCGGAGCTGGCGGCCCTTAGCGCCGCGGTCTGGATTGCCGGGGATATAGGGACCCAGGTTGATTTACGCTGGGATATCTGGGATGCCACCAGTGGCTGGGAAACCCTGCCGGCCTTTGCGTCGCCTGTGATCGCCCATGACACCCTGGACCCGGATTTGGCCGCCGGCGCCACGACCACGGCGGTGACGCTGCCCTTTACCGACCAGGGCGGCCAGGCGGTGTTATATGCGGTGCGCACCTATGAGCGGGCAGGTGATGGCGTAGAAATCACCTTGCTCAGTAATCCTGTGCTGGTCAGTTTGTATGAGTAA
- a CDS encoding phage tail protein, protein MAAPQFSVNSHRHDPYRTFKFQVLIDGKPVAGLKKMGALKKKVEPVKWRSAGDPNFERIMPGGTSYEAVTLEQGLTHDPVFENWANLVNNIEGDAGMSLKDFRKDIVVNVLNLQGQVAISYKIFRAWVSDFQALPDLDAGSMNAVGIQTITLQHEGWQRDTSVAEPAET, encoded by the coding sequence ATGGCTGCACCACAATTTTCAGTGAATTCACATAGACATGATCCTTACCGGACTTTTAAGTTTCAGGTGTTGATTGACGGCAAACCCGTGGCCGGACTTAAAAAAATGGGGGCGCTAAAGAAAAAGGTGGAACCGGTAAAATGGCGTTCTGCCGGTGATCCCAACTTTGAACGTATCATGCCCGGCGGCACTTCCTATGAAGCGGTTACCCTGGAGCAGGGGCTGACCCATGATCCCGTGTTTGAAAACTGGGCCAACCTGGTGAACAACATCGAAGGGGATGCCGGCATGTCGCTGAAAGATTTCCGCAAGGATATCGTCGTCAACGTCCTGAACTTACAGGGCCAGGTGGCAATCTCCTATAAAATCTTCCGCGCCTGGGTGTCGGATTTTCAGGCGTTGCCGGATCTGGATGCCGGCAGTATGAACGCCGTAGGTATTCAGACCATTACCTTGCAGCATGAAGGCTGGCAGCGCGATACCAGTGTTGCCGAGCCGGCTGAAACCTGA
- a CDS encoding ATP-binding protein, whose amino-acid sequence MSNPMNIASQVKAEGATDVASGGAAPVQTPVALDTEQNQPLALLTPEWERLQLLGYCLGQSRQGKEIPEEKLQQLTRLQQTVRALRQQNGYWHNLLGLELSELEIDILVFVVGPQFEPRLGWLYQSLGGDKGEPYPSRALIQEFLAMEAHGSESLIRLLSENAPLREQRLLRVEKNDPYSPIKPEPALVAKILGHDYEESCPPGTTRVRGDASWQDLVLPEQTLAMLHEFLAWIHHQDQVVGQWGGKRIGGPVALFAGPSGTGKTLASCVIARELNWPLYRVDLGQLVSKYIGETEKNLNKLFSAAQNRKMVLQFDEADSLFSKRGEVKDARDRYANMEVSHLLTKIENHYGPCILTTNLRKQIDPAFARRFQLVLEFPRPDKNARRQLWQVMLPPRAPLASEVDLDLVAKSCPLSGGHIRNAALHACYLAAAGKSEVNLGHIATAVWRELAKEGREVSPRELGALAKHLPEAVYDQS is encoded by the coding sequence ATGAGTAACCCTATGAATATCGCCAGCCAGGTTAAAGCCGAGGGCGCAACGGATGTTGCATCCGGCGGCGCTGCGCCGGTGCAAACGCCTGTGGCGCTCGATACCGAACAAAATCAGCCGCTGGCGCTGTTAACGCCGGAATGGGAGCGGCTGCAACTTTTGGGCTATTGCCTCGGGCAATCGCGTCAGGGAAAAGAAATCCCCGAGGAGAAGCTGCAGCAGCTGACCCGGCTGCAACAGACCGTCAGGGCACTGCGGCAGCAAAACGGCTACTGGCACAACTTGCTCGGGCTGGAATTGTCCGAGCTGGAAATCGATATCCTGGTGTTTGTGGTCGGGCCGCAATTTGAACCTCGCCTGGGCTGGCTTTACCAGAGCCTGGGGGGCGATAAGGGGGAGCCTTATCCGAGCCGGGCACTGATCCAGGAATTTCTGGCGATGGAAGCCCACGGCAGTGAAAGCCTGATCCGCCTGTTATCGGAAAATGCCCCGCTGAGGGAGCAGCGTTTGCTTAGGGTGGAAAAAAACGATCCCTACAGTCCGATCAAACCTGAGCCTGCCCTGGTGGCAAAAATTCTCGGCCATGATTACGAAGAAAGCTGTCCTCCCGGCACCACCCGGGTCCGGGGGGATGCCAGCTGGCAGGATCTGGTGCTGCCGGAGCAGACCCTGGCCATGCTGCATGAATTTCTGGCCTGGATTCACCACCAGGATCAGGTGGTGGGCCAGTGGGGGGGCAAACGCATCGGCGGTCCGGTCGCCCTGTTTGCCGGCCCTTCCGGCACCGGGAAAACCCTGGCCTCTTGCGTGATTGCCCGTGAGCTGAACTGGCCCCTGTACCGGGTGGATCTCGGGCAGCTGGTGAGCAAATATATCGGCGAGACGGAGAAAAATCTCAATAAGCTGTTCAGCGCCGCACAAAACCGCAAAATGGTGCTGCAGTTCGATGAAGCCGACAGCCTGTTCAGCAAGCGCGGTGAAGTCAAGGATGCCCGCGACCGTTATGCCAATATGGAAGTCAGCCATTTGCTTACCAAGATAGAAAACCATTACGGCCCCTGTATTTTAACCACAAACCTGCGCAAACAAATCGACCCGGCTTTTGCCCGCCGTTTCCAGCTGGTGCTGGAATTTCCCCGGCCGGATAAAAATGCCCGCCGGCAGTTATGGCAGGTGATGCTGCCTCCCAGGGCGCCGCTGGCATCGGAAGTGGATTTAGACCTTGTGGCCAAATCCTGTCCCCTGTCCGGCGGCCATATCCGCAATGCCGCCTTACATGCCTGTTACCTGGCGGCGGCCGGGAAAAGCGAGGTTAACCTGGGACATATTGCCACCGCCGTCTGGCGGGAGCTGGCCAAGGAAGGACGCGAAGTCTCCCCCAGGGAGCTGGGTGCCCTGGCCAAACATCTACCGGAGGCGGTTTATGACCAGTCTTAG